The Sulfitobacter sp. SK011 genome contains the following window.
TTCACCGCGCGCCACCGCAGTATGTCATCAAAGATGAAGCCAAGTGTCAGCGCAAGCGCAGTGGGGAAAACCCAGAAGATGGGCGCGTCAAAATAAAGGGAAACGCCGGTTCCCAAAAGCGCCAGCAGTGCAAAGGTAACGCCACCCACGATCAGGGAGCGGCGGACAAAAACGGCTTTCTTTGGGGCCCAACTGAGGCCATCCACAGAAACGCCGCCCGGCACGTCAGCCAACCCAAAGCATCAGACCCACAACGCCAAAAGCCACAATAAGCGCGATCATCGCAATACGGCCGGACATTTTTGGATCGGGTTTTGGTTCTTGCATAGGACCTTCCTAGCCCAAACGCAGGTCTAATTCCAGCGGGTTAACCCAAGGCCCACCAAAGGATCAAAGCGAGGAGTACAACAAGTCCAACCACAACCAATGATCCACCTGCGGCCTTTTTGGGCGGTGTCGAAGGCGCGTCGCTGGGCACACCCGTATAGGGTGCCGCGGCCTCGCTTTCCAACGCAATCGTTGTATGGTCGGCCTGTTCTTGTGCATACGTGCCGATCAGGGTGAGTTCAGGTATCGGATCCAGTTTGGCCTCGGCCCCGCCAAAGGCCGAAGAATAAACCACCATCACCCAACCATCGACTGCTGCCAGTTTTGCAGCATCCTGAGTAATTTCTTCTTCATTCGCATCAGCACCCTCGCGCAGATATCCGGCCAGACCCAGCGGCCCTAAATCACCTACTCGAATGACTTCGACGTTCTTGGCGTCGATAAAACTTGTTCCAAGCGCGCGCTCTTGAGGATGTGGGCCATCGGTGGGCGTTGGGCGATCAGTATAATGCAACGCTTGGGCCGCATCATCAGACATTGACAGCGCAAAGACACGCAGTTTGCCGTGTTCATTTTTCGGAACCGTAATTTTTGACATCAGATAACCTCGCTCTGCTACATCAACCCGCATCAAGCAGTTTGGTTCACATCCGCAGTTATTTAATGCCGCTGCGCAGGTTGCGCGCCAGCAGGTCCATGACCGCCATGCGCACGGCAACGCCCATCTCGACCTGATCCTGAATAACACTTCGGTTGATGTCGTCCGCCAGAGTCCCGTCAATTTCGACCCCGCGATTCATCGGGCCCGGATGCATGACAATGGCGTCTGGTTTTGCATGGCCCAGCTTTTCTTCATCAAGCCCGTAGCGGTGATAATATTCCCGCTCTGACGGGATAAAACCGCCGTCCATGCGTTCACGTTGCAGGCGCAGCATCATCACCACATCCACATCCCTAAGCCCCTCGGCCATGTTGTCGAAAACCTCGACCCCGAACTGATCAATCTGCGACGGCATAAGCGTGGGCGGCCCAATCAGTCGGATGCGGTTTTCCATCTTACCCAGCAACATGATGTTGGACCGTGCCACACGGCTGTGCGCGATATCGCCGCAAATCGCGATGCTGAGCCGGTGCAGGCGGCCTTTGGCGCGGCGAATGGTCAATGCATCCAACAGCGCCTGGGTCGGGTGTTCATGGCGGCCATCCCCGGCGTTGAGCACCGCACAATTCACCTTTTGCGCCAGAAGGTCGACAGCACCCGATTGCGTATGGCGCACGACCAACAGATCGGGATGCATAGCGTTCAGCGTCATTGCCGTATCAATCAGGGTCTCGCCTTTCTTGATCGACGACGCCTGCATGGCCATGTTCATCACATCCGCACCCAGCCGTTTGCCAGCAATCTCAAAACTCGCCTGCGTGCGCGTCGAGTTTTCAAAGAACATATTGATCTGTGTCAGCCCCTTAAGCGCATCACCATGCTTTGATGGCTGGCGGTTCAGGTCAGCATAGGTGTCGGCCAGATCAAGGACCGTGGTGATATCGCTCTGCGACAGTTGTTCGATACCCAAGAGATGGCGGTGGAGGAATGTCATTGCGTGCGCCTTTTCCGTTCGCCGCTTTATAGGCGGCTGCGGTGATGGACAGCAAGCGCCGCGCCAAAGGAACTTTGCGCTCTGGGTGAAGATACGGAGCCAATTGGAAGCAGGGGATTTAGGTTCCGCCGCAAGGGGCATAGATTGGAAGTATGGAATCGGCAAATACATACTGGGCAGACCGGGCCTTGCTGGAATGGCAGGTCGAACTGGGCGCGACAGAGGCAATCTGTGACGCACCGGTGGACCGGTATGACGTGCCCGCAGCGGTAGTGAAACCAAAGACAGCGCCCTCTCCGGTCAATTCGATTGATGTATCACCTGAAAAACCCGATGCGGTACAGGTCGCGACCCAAGCGGCGTCGGCAGCGCAGACCCTTGACGAACTCAGCGCCGCGCTCGGACGGTTTGATCTGTGCGATTTAAAGAAAGGGGCCCGCAATCTGGTATTCTCTGACGGTATCGCCGGTGCGCGGGTGATGATCGTGGGCGAGGCACCGGGTCGGGATGAGGATCTTGCCGGTAAACCCTTTGTTGGCAAGGCAGGGCAATTGCTGGACAAGATGCTGGCTGCGATCGGGCTGGGGCGGGACCGGGCGGATGCCCCTGTTTACATCACCAATGTATTGCCGTGGCGGCCACCGCAAAACCGTGACCCCAAACCTGACGAAATCGCGATGATGCGGCCCTTTTTGATGCGGCATATTGAGCTGGCAAAGCCGGAACTGATTGTTATTGTTGGGAACTGGTCGTGTCAGGCCCTGCTTGGCAAGCGCGGCATCACGCGGCTGCGTGGGCAATGGACACAAGCGGCGGACTTGCCTGCACTGCCAATGTTCCACCCTGCGTATTTATTGCGCAACCCTGAGGTCAAGCGCGAAGCCTGGGCGGATTTACTAAGCTTAAAGGCGCGGTTGCGCGATGGTTGATCCGCTTACCCTTGCTGCATTTATACCGGTTGCATTGGCGCTGAACCTGACACCGGGGGCGGATATGATGTTTTGTCTGGGGCAGGGGCTGCGCTCTGGACCGCGCGCGGCCATCGCGGCCAGTGCGGGCATTACACTGGGTGGCATGGTGCAGGTGGCCTTGGCGGGGCTCGGTCTTGGCGCACTTGTGGCGGCTCTGCCTTGGGCCTTTGATGTGATCCGCTGGGTCGGTGTTGCCTATCTGCTGTATCTGGCGGTTCAGGCATGGCGCTCCTCCCGTGCAGCAGCGCGAGAAGGGCAGGGAATGAGTGTCACCCGTGC
Protein-coding sequences here:
- a CDS encoding uracil-DNA glycosylase family protein, with product MESANTYWADRALLEWQVELGATEAICDAPVDRYDVPAAVVKPKTAPSPVNSIDVSPEKPDAVQVATQAASAAQTLDELSAALGRFDLCDLKKGARNLVFSDGIAGARVMIVGEAPGRDEDLAGKPFVGKAGQLLDKMLAAIGLGRDRADAPVYITNVLPWRPPQNRDPKPDEIAMMRPFLMRHIELAKPELIVIVGNWSCQALLGKRGITRLRGQWTQAADLPALPMFHPAYLLRNPEVKREAWADLLSLKARLRDG
- a CDS encoding LysE family translocator, encoding MVDPLTLAAFIPVALALNLTPGADMMFCLGQGLRSGPRAAIAASAGITLGGMVQVALAGLGLGALVAALPWAFDVIRWVGVAYLLYLAVQAWRSSRAAAREGQGMSVTRAFGTGFVVNLTNPKVILFVLAFVPQFVVPEAGSVLVQFLIFGAVLGVGGFVINGAVGVFASGIGRRMARGGRALGWITSGIFVALAARLAVLERT
- a CDS encoding aspartate carbamoyltransferase catalytic subunit, with product MTFLHRHLLGIEQLSQSDITTVLDLADTYADLNRQPSKHGDALKGLTQINMFFENSTRTQASFEIAGKRLGADVMNMAMQASSIKKGETLIDTAMTLNAMHPDLLVVRHTQSGAVDLLAQKVNCAVLNAGDGRHEHPTQALLDALTIRRAKGRLHRLSIAICGDIAHSRVARSNIMLLGKMENRIRLIGPPTLMPSQIDQFGVEVFDNMAEGLRDVDVVMMLRLQRERMDGGFIPSEREYYHRYGLDEEKLGHAKPDAIVMHPGPMNRGVEIDGTLADDINRSVIQDQVEMGVAVRMAVMDLLARNLRSGIK